Proteins from a single region of Ziziphus jujuba cultivar Dongzao chromosome 1, ASM3175591v1:
- the LOC107414506 gene encoding RPM1-interacting protein 4 gives MIFTGLANLVAIDFSFILLRYFFLRSNLNSESAQTKNFTGDLLLLLLPSQGPVNPPLSVMAKSSHVPKFGDWENDDNVPYTDYFENALKHKSGVKMNPNDPEENPEAFMAFNTRRAEKNTNINNITQPHNNNDNYHMIKGVRHLADRRSDKRINSAHQNVMGSYKSNTTTSESLSDDQESSSAYSLLDNRRARISRRKKSDGLAQGISSNGLPQLAQEHTSHTHTSGSNIVKHSSSTHNAHHRATSSIPKFGAWDEADPRSGEGFTAIFEKVKEEKKIASTNFPAAAAATHQPYDHTNSRTKHGRCWSKSSKMCCCLFLKKSE, from the exons atgatttttactGGCTTAGCAAACCTTGTAGCCATCgacttttcctttattttattgagATACTTCTTCTTGAGGTCAAACCTCAATTCTGAATCTGCCCAAACCAAAAACTTTACAGGagaccttcttcttcttcttcttccttctcaaGGTCCTGTTAACCCACCTCTATCTGTTATGGCT AAAAGTTCCCATGTACCGAAGTTTGGCGACTGGGAAAATGATGATAATGTACCATATACAGACTATTTTGAGAATGCACTCAAGCACAAATCTGGTGTGAAAATGAATCCAAACGATCCGGAAGAGAATCCAGAGGCTTTCATGGCCTTCAATACTAGAAGAGCTGAAAAAAACACCAATATTAATAACATTACACAGCctcataataataatgataattaccATATGATCAAGGGGGTCAGACACCTTGCTGATCGTCGTAGTGATAAAAGGATTAATTCTGCACATCAAAACGTCATGGGTAGCTACAAGAGCAACACTACTACTTCGGAATCTCTCAGCGATGATCAGGAAAGCAGTTCTGCTTATTCACTCCTGGATAATAGACGAGCAAGAATTTCTCGGAGAAAGAAGAGTGATGGTTTGGCTCAAGGAATTAGTTCTAATGGATTGCCTCAGTTGGCTCAGGAGCACACCAGCCACACACACACAAGCGGTAGTAATATTGTTAAGCACTCCTCCTCTACTCACAACGCT CACCATAGAGCAACATCATCAATACCCAAATTTGGGGCTTGGGATGAAGCAGACCCAAGATCAGGGGAAGGTTTTACTGCCATTTTTGAGAAAGTGaaggaggaaaagaaaattgcaTCCACCAATTTCCCAGCTGCAGCTGCTGCAACCCACCAGCCGTACGATCATACAAACAGTCGGACTAAACATGGAAGATGTTGGTCCAAATCATCAAAG ATGTGTTGCTGCCTCTTTTTGAAGAAAAGCGAATGA
- the LOC107414548 gene encoding EH domain-containing protein 1 isoform X2, which translates to MEIGSGPIGSCSKEDLKIYQDWFNLADSDGDGRITGNDATNFFALSKLSRPELKQVWALADSKRQGFLGVTEFITAMQLVSLAQAGHELTSEILKTSVNKDVPPPSMEGLETLVAKTSGLTINAQSELNAFTQPQPSSQWFSSKTVKKLPLNAVTSIIDGLKRLYIEKLKPLEVTYRFNDFVSPLLTNSDFDAKPMVMLLGQYSTGKTTFIKHLLRCDYPGAHIGPEPTTDRFVVVMSGPDERSIPGNTIAVHADMPFSGLTTFGGSFLSKFQCSQMPHPLLDEITFVDTPGVLSGEKQRTQRSYDFTGVISWFAAKCDLILLLFDPHKLDISDEFKRVISSLRGHDDKIRVVLNKADQVDTQQLMRVYGALMWSLGKVLNTPEVVRVYIGSFNDKPVNEASTGPMGRDLFEKEQDDLLADLVDIPKKACDRRINEFVKRSSCIYVSVPDCSCIRL; encoded by the exons atggAGATCGGGTCGGGTCCGATCGGTTCGTGCTCGAAAGAGGACTTGAAGATCTACCAGGACTGGTTCAACTTGGCCGATTCgg ATGGAGATGGCCGTATTACTGGAAACGATGCTACGAATTTCTTCGCTCTGTCTAAGCTTTCTCGGCCAGAACTCAAGCag GTTTGGGCACTTGCAGACTCTAAACGACAAGGATTTTTGGGTGTTACCGAGTTTATCACTGCAATGCAg CTAGTTTCCTTAGCACAAGCAGGACATGAGTTGACTTCAGAGATCCTTAAAACTTCAG TTAATAAAGACGTACCACCTCCATCAATGGAAGGTTTGGAAACCTTAGTAGCT AAAACTTCAGGTTTAACAATAAATGCTCAGTCAGAATTAAACG CATTCACGCAGCCGCAACCATCATCTCAATGGTTTAGTTCAAAAACTGTGAAGAAA CTTCCTCTTAATGCTGTTACATCAATAATTGATGGATTGAAAAGATTGTACATTGAGAAGCTAAAGCCACTGGAAGTTACCTACcgttttaatgattttgtatccCCCTTGTTG ACCAACAGTGACTTTGATGCTAAACCAATGGTCATGCTTTTGGGTCAATATTCAACTGGGAAAACAACATTTATAAAGCATTTACTAAGATGTGATTACCCAG GAGCTCATATTGGACCAGAGCCTACAACTGATAGATTTGTTGTTGTAATG TCTGGACCTGATGAGAGAAGTATTCCTGGGAACACTATAGCTGTTCATGCTGACATGCCTTTCAGTGGTTTGACAACTTTTGGAGGTTCATTCTTATCAAAATTTCAGTGCTCACAAATGCCACATCCT CTGCTGGATGAAATTACATTTGTTGATACTCCTGGAGTGCTTTCTGGAGAAAAGCAACGGACACAAAGAAGCTATGATTTCACTGGTGTTATATCCTGGTTTGCTGCAAAATGTGATCTTATTCTTCTTTTGTTCGATCCTCATAAACTTGACATTAGCGATGAATTCAAGCGTGTAATTTCATCTCTTCGTGGTCATGATGACAAGATTCGTGTGGTTCTGAACAAAGCAGACCAAGTTGATACTCAACAG CTTATGAGGGTGTATGGAGCATTGATGTGGTCACTTGGAAAAGTTCTGAATACTCCAGAGGTTGTGCGTGTGTATATTGG TTCATTCAATGACAAGCCTGTCAATGAAGCATCTACAGGCCCTATGGGCCGCGATCTTTTTGAGAAAGAACAAGATGACCTCCTTGCTGACTTGGTTGATATTCCGAAGAAGGCTTGTGATCGCCGG ATCAATGAATTTGTGAAACGGTCTTCTTGTATATATGTATCTGTCCCTGACTGTTCATGCATCCGTCTATGA
- the LOC107414548 gene encoding EH domain-containing protein 1 isoform X1 translates to MEIGSGPIGSCSKEDLKIYQDWFNLADSDGDGRITGNDATNFFALSKLSRPELKQVWALADSKRQGFLGVTEFITAMQLVSLAQAGHELTSEILKTSVNKDVPPPSMEGLETLVAKTSGLTINAQSELNAFTQPQPSSQWFSSKTVKKLPLNAVTSIIDGLKRLYIEKLKPLEVTYRFNDFVSPLLTNSDFDAKPMVMLLGQYSTGKTTFIKHLLRCDYPGAHIGPEPTTDRFVVVMSGPDERSIPGNTIAVHADMPFSGLTTFGGSFLSKFQCSQMPHPLLDEITFVDTPGVLSGEKQRTQRSYDFTGVISWFAAKCDLILLLFDPHKLDISDEFKRVISSLRGHDDKIRVVLNKADQVDTQQLMRVYGALMWSLGKVLNTPEVVRVYIGSFNDKPVNEASTGPMGRDLFEKEQDDLLADLVDIPKKACDRRINEFVKRARAAKIHAYIISHLKKEMPSVMGKAKAQQRLIDNLEDEFAKVQREFHLPAGDFPNAEHFREILQGYSIDKFEKLKPKMIQAVDDMLGYEIPELLKKFRNPYD, encoded by the exons atggAGATCGGGTCGGGTCCGATCGGTTCGTGCTCGAAAGAGGACTTGAAGATCTACCAGGACTGGTTCAACTTGGCCGATTCgg ATGGAGATGGCCGTATTACTGGAAACGATGCTACGAATTTCTTCGCTCTGTCTAAGCTTTCTCGGCCAGAACTCAAGCag GTTTGGGCACTTGCAGACTCTAAACGACAAGGATTTTTGGGTGTTACCGAGTTTATCACTGCAATGCAg CTAGTTTCCTTAGCACAAGCAGGACATGAGTTGACTTCAGAGATCCTTAAAACTTCAG TTAATAAAGACGTACCACCTCCATCAATGGAAGGTTTGGAAACCTTAGTAGCT AAAACTTCAGGTTTAACAATAAATGCTCAGTCAGAATTAAACG CATTCACGCAGCCGCAACCATCATCTCAATGGTTTAGTTCAAAAACTGTGAAGAAA CTTCCTCTTAATGCTGTTACATCAATAATTGATGGATTGAAAAGATTGTACATTGAGAAGCTAAAGCCACTGGAAGTTACCTACcgttttaatgattttgtatccCCCTTGTTG ACCAACAGTGACTTTGATGCTAAACCAATGGTCATGCTTTTGGGTCAATATTCAACTGGGAAAACAACATTTATAAAGCATTTACTAAGATGTGATTACCCAG GAGCTCATATTGGACCAGAGCCTACAACTGATAGATTTGTTGTTGTAATG TCTGGACCTGATGAGAGAAGTATTCCTGGGAACACTATAGCTGTTCATGCTGACATGCCTTTCAGTGGTTTGACAACTTTTGGAGGTTCATTCTTATCAAAATTTCAGTGCTCACAAATGCCACATCCT CTGCTGGATGAAATTACATTTGTTGATACTCCTGGAGTGCTTTCTGGAGAAAAGCAACGGACACAAAGAAGCTATGATTTCACTGGTGTTATATCCTGGTTTGCTGCAAAATGTGATCTTATTCTTCTTTTGTTCGATCCTCATAAACTTGACATTAGCGATGAATTCAAGCGTGTAATTTCATCTCTTCGTGGTCATGATGACAAGATTCGTGTGGTTCTGAACAAAGCAGACCAAGTTGATACTCAACAG CTTATGAGGGTGTATGGAGCATTGATGTGGTCACTTGGAAAAGTTCTGAATACTCCAGAGGTTGTGCGTGTGTATATTGG TTCATTCAATGACAAGCCTGTCAATGAAGCATCTACAGGCCCTATGGGCCGCGATCTTTTTGAGAAAGAACAAGATGACCTCCTTGCTGACTTGGTTGATATTCCGAAGAAGGCTTGTGATCGCCGG ATCAATGAATTTGTGAAACGTGCCAGAGCTGCTAAGATACATGCCTACATAATTAGCCACCTTAAGAAAGAGATGCCTTCTGTTATGGGTAAAGCTAAGGCTCAACAACGACTTATTGATAATCTTGAAGATGAATTTGCCAAG GTTCAGAGGGAGTTCCATCTACCAGCAGGTGATTTTCCAAATGCGGAGCACTTCAGGGAGATCTTACAAGGTTATAGCATTGATAAATTCGAGAAATTGAAGCCTAAAATGATTCAAGctgtagatgatatgcttggaTATGAGATCCCAGAACTGTTGAAGAAGTTTAGGAATCCTTATGATTAA
- the LOC107414722 gene encoding tropinone reductase-like 3 translates to MDKTKFGKRFQGKVAIVTASTQGIGFSIAERLGLEGASVVVSSRKQKNVDEAVQNLKARGIEVLGVVCHVSNAQDRKNLIDKTLQEYGKIDVIVSNAAANPSVDAILQTKESVLDKLWEINVKASILLLKDAALHLSKGSSVVFISSVSAFQPPAAMAMYGVTKTALLGLTKALADELAPDTRVNCVAPGFVPTHFAEFITSNKAVRETIEQKTLLNRLGTTEDMAAATAFLASDDASYITGETLVVAGGMPSRL, encoded by the exons atggATAAAACGAAGTTTGGAAAGAGATTCCAAGGAAAGGTGGCGATCGTTACGGCTTCAACTCAAGGCATCGGCTTCAGCATCGCCGAGCGACTCGGCTTGGAAGGTGCTTCTGTCGTTGTCTCGTCTCGCAAGCAG AAAAATGTAGATGAGGCAGTTCAAAACCTTAAAGCACGAGGAATCGAGGTGTTGGGAGTTGTTTGTCACGTTTCAAATGCACAAGACAGGAAGAATCTCATAGACAAGACTCTTCAG GAATATGGAAAAATCGATGTGATTGTGTCAAATGCTGCTGCAAATCCATCAGTTGACGCCATTCTGCAAACCAAAGAATCTGTCCTTGACAAACTATGGGAAATAAATGTCAAAGCTTCAATTCTTCTTCTGAAG GATGCAGCACTTCACTTGAGCAAGGGTTCTTCAGTTGTTTTTATTTCCTCTGTTAGCGCATTCCAGCCGCCGGCTGCCATGGCAATGTATGGGGTGACTAAAACTGCCCTTCTGGGGCTTACCAAG GCCCTCGCTGATGAGCTGGCTCCAGATACTCGGGTAAACTGTGTTGCTCCTGGTTTTGTACCCACACATTTTGCCGAGTTCATTACAAGCAATAAAGCTGTG AGGGAGACCATTGAGCAGAAGACTCTACTTAACAGGCTTGGTACCACTGAAGACATGGCCGCTGCCACTGCGTTTTTGGCGTCTGATGATGCCTCCTACATTACTGGAGAAACTCTGGTAGTGGCTGGAGGAATGCCCTCGAGACTCTAG
- the LOC107414712 gene encoding uncharacterized membrane protein At1g16860 isoform X2 → MGTRFPSHQLSSGLIVSGRPEQLKERQPTMASRAVPYTGGDVKKSGELGKMFDIPVVDPSSKTSRPSSSSQHTSGSVRSGSNSGPIGRHSNSGPIPKKSSGPMIPLQPTGLITSGPLGSGPLGSSGGGGRRSGQMEHTGSIGKAVYGSAVTSLREDVKVGFRVSKVVVWVFLVVVAMGLLVGAFLMVAVKKAVILVSVAGILLPVVVVILWNYIWGKRGLLGFVRRYPDTELRGAIDGQYVKVTGKYIADFYISDFQSGLRALVKAGYGAKVAPFVKASTVVDITKENRESSPSFLRWLADRSLSSDDRVMRLKEGYVKEGSTVSVMGVVRRHDNVLMIVPPTEPASTGCQWARFLLPTYVEGLILTCDDNQNADVVPV, encoded by the exons ATGGGTACCCGATTCCCTTCGCACCAGCTAAGCAGCGGACTGATTGTATCGGGTCGACCCGAGCAGCTCAAGGAGCGCCAGCCGACAATGGCCTCCAGAGCTGTGCCGTACACCGGAGGTGACGTCAAGAAATCCGGTGAGCTCGGCAAAATGTTCGACATACCGGTAGTTGATCCTTCATCCAAGACCTCACGCCCTTCTTCCTCTTCCCAGCACACCAGCGGATCGGTTCGATCCGGATCCAATTCAGGCCCAATTGGCAGACATTCCAATTCGGGTCCGATCCCGAAGAAATCTTCCGGTCCCATGATACCGCTCCAGCCAACAGGGCTGATCACGTCGGGTCCGCTGGGGTCGGGTCCTCTGGGATCGTCAGGTGGTGGGGGGAGGAGGTCGGGTCAGATGGAGCATACCGGGTCAATAGGGAAGGCGGTTTACGGGTCGGCCGTGACCAGCTTGAGGGAGGACGTGAAggtagggtttagggtttcgAAGGTGGTGGTGTGGGTGTTCTTAGTGGTGGTTGCTATGGGTTTGCTTGTGGGAGCTTTTTTGATGGTGGCGGTGAAGAAAGCAGTGATTCTAGTGTCGGTAGCTGGGATTTTGTTGCCGGTTGTGGTGGTAATTCTGTGGAATTACATTTGGGGAAAGAGAGGGTTGCTAGGGTTTGTGAGGAGGTATCCTGATACCGAGCTTAGAGGTGCCATTGATGGACAGTACGTCAAGGTTACTGGG AAATATATTGCTGATTTCTACATATCTGACTTTCAATCTGGATTAAGAGCTTTGGTGAAAGCTGGCTATGGAGCTAAGGTTGCTCCATTTGTTAAAGCATCTACTGTAGTGGATATCACAAAGGAAAACAGAGAGTCATCTCCAAGCTTTTTACGCTGGTTAGCTGACCGCAGTCTCTCTAGTGATGATCGTGTAATGCGCCTCAAAGAAGG CTATGTCAAAGAAGGGAGTACTGTTAGTGTGATGGGGGTAGTCCGGCGCCATGATAACGTTCTCATGATAGTTCCACCAACAGAACCCGCATCAACAGGCTGTCAGTGGGCCCGTTTCCTCCTCCCTACCTATGTTGAAGGTCTTATTTTGACTTGCGATGATAATCAAAATGCTGATGTAGTCCCCGTGTAG
- the LOC107414712 gene encoding uncharacterized membrane protein At1g16860 isoform X1, translating to MGTRFPSHQLSSGLIVSGRPEQLKERQPTMASRAVPYTGGDVKKSGELGKMFDIPVVDPSSKTSRPSSSSQHTSGSVRSGSNSGPIGRHSNSGPIPKKSSGPMIPLQPTGLITSGPLGSGPLGSSGGGGRRSGQMEHTGSIGKAVYGSAVTSLREDVKVGFRVSKVVVWVFLVVVAMGLLVGAFLMVAVKKAVILVSVAGILLPVVVVILWNYIWGKRGLLGFVRRYPDTELRGAIDGQYVKVTGVVTCGSIPLESSYQRVPRCVYVSTELYEFKGLDGKSANPKHRCFSWGSRYSEKYIADFYISDFQSGLRALVKAGYGAKVAPFVKASTVVDITKENRESSPSFLRWLADRSLSSDDRVMRLKEGYVKEGSTVSVMGVVRRHDNVLMIVPPTEPASTGCQWARFLLPTYVEGLILTCDDNQNADVVPV from the exons ATGGGTACCCGATTCCCTTCGCACCAGCTAAGCAGCGGACTGATTGTATCGGGTCGACCCGAGCAGCTCAAGGAGCGCCAGCCGACAATGGCCTCCAGAGCTGTGCCGTACACCGGAGGTGACGTCAAGAAATCCGGTGAGCTCGGCAAAATGTTCGACATACCGGTAGTTGATCCTTCATCCAAGACCTCACGCCCTTCTTCCTCTTCCCAGCACACCAGCGGATCGGTTCGATCCGGATCCAATTCAGGCCCAATTGGCAGACATTCCAATTCGGGTCCGATCCCGAAGAAATCTTCCGGTCCCATGATACCGCTCCAGCCAACAGGGCTGATCACGTCGGGTCCGCTGGGGTCGGGTCCTCTGGGATCGTCAGGTGGTGGGGGGAGGAGGTCGGGTCAGATGGAGCATACCGGGTCAATAGGGAAGGCGGTTTACGGGTCGGCCGTGACCAGCTTGAGGGAGGACGTGAAggtagggtttagggtttcgAAGGTGGTGGTGTGGGTGTTCTTAGTGGTGGTTGCTATGGGTTTGCTTGTGGGAGCTTTTTTGATGGTGGCGGTGAAGAAAGCAGTGATTCTAGTGTCGGTAGCTGGGATTTTGTTGCCGGTTGTGGTGGTAATTCTGTGGAATTACATTTGGGGAAAGAGAGGGTTGCTAGGGTTTGTGAGGAGGTATCCTGATACCGAGCTTAGAGGTGCCATTGATGGACAGTACGTCAAGGTTACTGGG GTTGTTACCTGCGGCAGTATCCCTTTGGAATCATCATACCAAAGGGTTCCTAGGTGTGTGTACGTTTCCACAGAATTATATGAATTCAAAGGATTGGATGGAAAGTCTGCAAATCCTAAACACCGCTGCTTTTCATGGGGATCTAGATATTCAGAG AAATATATTGCTGATTTCTACATATCTGACTTTCAATCTGGATTAAGAGCTTTGGTGAAAGCTGGCTATGGAGCTAAGGTTGCTCCATTTGTTAAAGCATCTACTGTAGTGGATATCACAAAGGAAAACAGAGAGTCATCTCCAAGCTTTTTACGCTGGTTAGCTGACCGCAGTCTCTCTAGTGATGATCGTGTAATGCGCCTCAAAGAAGG CTATGTCAAAGAAGGGAGTACTGTTAGTGTGATGGGGGTAGTCCGGCGCCATGATAACGTTCTCATGATAGTTCCACCAACAGAACCCGCATCAACAGGCTGTCAGTGGGCCCGTTTCCTCCTCCCTACCTATGTTGAAGGTCTTATTTTGACTTGCGATGATAATCAAAATGCTGATGTAGTCCCCGTGTAG
- the LOC107414729 gene encoding serine/threonine/tyrosine-protein kinase HT1 isoform X2, with the protein MAGSCFHALRLRRSKSKPLPVPSTSKTKLNSDMDNLERKRFDSLESWSMILDSENVETWEPSKEDQEEWTADLSQLFIGNKFASGAHSRIYRGIYKQRAVAVKMVRIPNQNEETRSLLEQQFKSEVALLSRLFHPNIVQFIAACRKPPVYCIITEYMSQGTLRMYLNKKEPYSLSTETILRLALDISRGMEYLHSQGVIHRDLKSNNLLLNDEMRVKVADFGTSCLETQCQETKGNKGTYRWMAPEMIKEKTYTRKVDVYSFGIVLWELTTALLPFQGMTPVQAAFAVAEKGMGYCFFTNYMALESLLT; encoded by the exons ATGGCGGGTTCATGCTTTCATGCACTTCGTCTTAGAAGGTCGAAGAGCAAGCCTTTGCCAGTTCCTTCCACTTCGAAAACCAAGCTGAATTCTGACATGGACAATTTAGAGAGGAAAAGGTTTGATAGCTTGGAATCTTGGTCTATGATATTGGACTCTGAAAATGTGGAAACTTGGGAACCATCGAAGGAGGATCAGGAGGAGTGGACCGCTGATCTTTCGCAGCTTTTTATCGGCAACAAATTCGCTTCAGGAGCACATAGTAGGATTTACCGTGGAATTTACAAGCAGCGAGCTGTTGCTGTGAAAATGGTAAGGATTCCAAACCAGAATGAGGAGACCAGATCCTTACTTGAACAGCAATTCAAGTCTGAAGTTGCTCTGCTTTCGCGACTCTTTCATCCAAATATAGTGCAG TTTATCGCAGCTTGTAGAAAGCCTCCTGTCTACTGTATCATCACAGAATACATGTCTCAAGGAACGCTGAGGATGTATCTAAACAAGAAGGAGCCATACTCACTTTCAACAGAAACAATACTCAGGTTAGCTCTTGACATATCCCGAGGAATGGAATACCTTCATTCGCAAGGGGTTATCCACAGGGACCTCAAATCCAATAACTTGCTTCTTAATGATGAAATGAGGGTTAAGGTAGCAGATTTTGGTACGTCGTGTCTTGAAACACAATGCCAGGAGACCAAGGGAAACAAGGGAACTTATCGTTGGATGGCACCGGAGATGATCAAGGAGAAAACTTATACTAGGAAAGTTGATGTTTATAGCTTTGGGATTGTGCTATGGGAGCTCACAACCGCTTTGCTTCCCTTCCAAGGAATGACCCCAGTGCAGGCTGCATTTGCTGTGGCTGAGAAG GGGATGGGATATTGCTTTTTCACAAACTATATGGCCCTTGAGTCATTGCTCACTTAG
- the LOC107414729 gene encoding serine/threonine/tyrosine-protein kinase HT1 isoform X1, producing the protein MAGSCFHALRLRRSKSKPLPVPSTSKTKLNSDMDNLERKRFDSLESWSMILDSENVETWEPSKEDQEEWTADLSQLFIGNKFASGAHSRIYRGIYKQRAVAVKMVRIPNQNEETRSLLEQQFKSEVALLSRLFHPNIVQFIAACRKPPVYCIITEYMSQGTLRMYLNKKEPYSLSTETILRLALDISRGMEYLHSQGVIHRDLKSNNLLLNDEMRVKVADFGTSCLETQCQETKGNKGTYRWMAPEMIKEKTYTRKVDVYSFGIVLWELTTALLPFQGMTPVQAAFAVAEKNERPPVPASCQPALAHLMKRCWAANPSKRPDFSDIVSTLEKYDECVKEGLPLPHHSGLVSRNVIQRLKGCVSMSSSILVHA; encoded by the exons ATGGCGGGTTCATGCTTTCATGCACTTCGTCTTAGAAGGTCGAAGAGCAAGCCTTTGCCAGTTCCTTCCACTTCGAAAACCAAGCTGAATTCTGACATGGACAATTTAGAGAGGAAAAGGTTTGATAGCTTGGAATCTTGGTCTATGATATTGGACTCTGAAAATGTGGAAACTTGGGAACCATCGAAGGAGGATCAGGAGGAGTGGACCGCTGATCTTTCGCAGCTTTTTATCGGCAACAAATTCGCTTCAGGAGCACATAGTAGGATTTACCGTGGAATTTACAAGCAGCGAGCTGTTGCTGTGAAAATGGTAAGGATTCCAAACCAGAATGAGGAGACCAGATCCTTACTTGAACAGCAATTCAAGTCTGAAGTTGCTCTGCTTTCGCGACTCTTTCATCCAAATATAGTGCAG TTTATCGCAGCTTGTAGAAAGCCTCCTGTCTACTGTATCATCACAGAATACATGTCTCAAGGAACGCTGAGGATGTATCTAAACAAGAAGGAGCCATACTCACTTTCAACAGAAACAATACTCAGGTTAGCTCTTGACATATCCCGAGGAATGGAATACCTTCATTCGCAAGGGGTTATCCACAGGGACCTCAAATCCAATAACTTGCTTCTTAATGATGAAATGAGGGTTAAGGTAGCAGATTTTGGTACGTCGTGTCTTGAAACACAATGCCAGGAGACCAAGGGAAACAAGGGAACTTATCGTTGGATGGCACCGGAGATGATCAAGGAGAAAACTTATACTAGGAAAGTTGATGTTTATAGCTTTGGGATTGTGCTATGGGAGCTCACAACCGCTTTGCTTCCCTTCCAAGGAATGACCCCAGTGCAGGCTGCATTTGCTGTGGCTGAGAAG AACGAGCGGCCTCCAGTGCCAGCTAGTTGCCAGCCTGCACTCGCACACTTGATGAAGAGATGCTGGGCAGCAAACCCCTCGAAGCGGCCTGATTTCAGCGACATTGTGTCCACTTTGGAGAAGTATGATGAGTGTGTGAAGGAGGGTCTTCCTCTTCCTCACCACTCAGGGCTGGTCAGCCGGAATGTTATTCAACGCTTGAAAGGCTGTGTATCTATGAGCTCCTCCATACTTGTACATGCCTGA
- the LOC107414739 gene encoding uncharacterized protein LOC107414739 — protein MKKLYRKGTVHPSPPIISDHLSFLPAAILTLTVALSPEDREVLAYLISCSNSAGVNSSSSGQRRTTQRSCGKGGVAGATSSSSSGGGGDHPPQFNCNCFRCYTSFWVRWDSSPNRQLIHEIIDAFEDGLLAQSKGAKNNNNRKERRKRGGGGGGGGGGNNGSGELKRSELSSGKDELVESESVVEETSSGGGDGVGDEEAEKGSVRRFVSFIGERIWGVWNE, from the coding sequence ATGAAGAAGCTCTACCGCAAAGGCACGGTTCATCCGTCACCGCCAATCATATCCGACCACCTGTCCTTTCTTCCCGCTGCCATACTCACCCTCACGGTGGCTCTCTCACCGGAGGATAGAGAAGTCTTGGCCTATCTCATCTCTTGCTCTAACAGCGCGGGCGTCAACTCATCGTCCTCCGGCCAACGGAGAACCACCCAAAGAAGCTGCGGAAAAGGAGGGGTCGCCGGagctacttcttcttcttcttctggtgGTGGTGGCGACCATCCGCCTCAGTTTAACTGCAACTGCTTCAGGTGTTATACGAGTTTCTGGGTCAGATGGGACTCGTCGCCGAATCGCCAACTGATCCATGAAATTATCGATGCTTTCGAGGATGGTTTGCTGGCACAGAGCAAAGGAgcgaagaataataataataggaaagagagaaggaagagaggaggtggtggtggtggtggtggtggtggtaatAATGGGTCGGGCGAGTTGAAGCGGTCGGAGCTGAGTTCGGGGAAGGACGAGTTGGTTGAATCGGAATCGGTGGTTGAAGAGACTAGCAGTGGTGGAGGTGATGGTGTAGGTGATGAAGAAGCTGAGAAAGGCTCTGTAAGAAGGTTTGTAAGCTTTATTGGGGAGAGGATTTGGGGTGTTTGGAACGAATAA